The Streptococcus downei MFe28 DNA window AATTTTTCGATAACCCGATTGGCTAGAGGCAAGTAAGAGTAAACACCAGCAGTCACCTGGCGGACATAACCAGCCCTGACCATTAGGGCATGACTGATAACCTGGGCATCGCTTGGCATTTCCCTTAAGGTTGGGATCAACATTTGAGATTGTTTCATGATTTTATTTGGCCCCGCTAAGAGGCAGGGCCTTCCTTTCAACTTAATAGATATAGAGCAACTGGTACTTCTTAGAAGAAGGCTCGCATGATGTCATTCCAAGTAACGGCAACCATGAGCACCAGCATAATAGCTACACCAACGAGGGTGATGTAGGTTTCTGTTTCTTGCTTGAGGGGCTTGCGACGAATAGCCTCAATGATATTGATGAGAATTTTCCCACCATCAAGGGCTGGGATAGGAAAAAGATTGACCACACCCAGATTCATAGACAGCATACCTGTCAAAAAGAGAATATCAACAAGGCCTGACTGGGCCGCTTGGCCAACCATTTGGTACATGGCTACTGGTCCACCAAGTTTATTGAGACTGAAATGGAGAATTAAATTACCGATAGCCCGAATGAGTTGGGTCATGGCGGTCAGGGCTAGCTTGAAGCCACCAACCAGCTTGCTCCAAAAGTCGGTCTTTAAGGACTGTTGAACGCCGATAATGTAGGCCCCGTTAGACTTTTTGGGCTTTACTTGAATTTGCTTGGTTTGCTTGGATTTAGTCTGGATGGTTAGCTGAAGTTGCCCATCTTTTTTCAAATCCTTGGTTGAGCTGGCAACCGCATCTGTCAGGTCTTCCCAATTTTCGACCTTCTGCTTGCCAATGCTTAAAATCCTATCGCCAGTCTTGAGGCCTGCCGTCTGGGCAGGACCACCATCTGCAACGCGAATAGCATTGGTATCAGGATTGGGCGTTCCTCCCTGCATAAAGACCATGAGGATGAGCACCAGGGTCCCCAGAATAAAATTATTCATGGGGCCAGCAAAGTTGGTAATCATCCGACCCCAAACACTAGCATTTTGATACTGGACATCAAGCGGTGCAATCCGAATTTCTGTCCCGTCCTCCTCAACAATGGTAGCATCGTGGTCAACCGAGTAGGTCTTAGTCTCATCTAGCACCAGACCTGTGATTTGCAACTGGTCTTCCAAATCATAGGCGGTCACATTCATGGGTAGGCTGTCATTATCCAGCTGCTTGTCTGACAGGTTAATACGACTGACTAGACCTTTCTCATTCAGGCTCAGGCTGACAGGGGTCCCTGTCTTGATTTCGGTCTTGTCATCGCCCCAGCCAGCCAGCCGAACATAGCCACCCAAGGGGAGCATGCGGATGGTATAGGCCGTGCCATCCTGTCCGATATGGGCAAAGATTTTTGGCCCCATACCGATGGCAAATTCACGAACCAGGATACCTGATTTCTTGGCAAAATAAAAGTGACCATATTCATGCACCGTCACGATGATACCGAAAACGATGATAAAGATAATAATGTTTAAAAGCATTGATAACCTCTATATTAGGGAAGACTAGGCTCCATTTGAGCTCTAGCCTCATTTTACCGATAAGTCTTGCTCTGATTGGCTTTTTTCTGTAACCCCAAGGCAAATCATGGTGCCTAGTTTTACGATCTAGAATAGGCCAAAGAAGTGCATGATGGGAAAGACAAAAATCATACTATCGAAGCGGTCCAAGATACCACCATGCCCTGGAATCAATTTTCCTGAGTCTTTAACGCCAAAATGACGCTTGATGGAACTTTCTACCAAATCACCAAATTGGGCAAAGATACTAAAGACAACCACCAAAATCATGGTAACGAGGAAGGATTTAGGGCTGTAAACAGATTTGTCCACCAACATGAAAATTAGAGAGACAATCAGAGCCGAGAGGACTCCTCCTAGACTGCCTTCAATGGTTTTATTGGGTGAAACCTTGGGCATGAGCTTGTTCTGGCCAAACTGGCGACCAATCATATAGGCGCCAATGTCCGTTGCCCAAACAATAAAGATGGCAAAGAGAACCTTATTGATGCTATCCAAGCGGGCATTGACCAGATTTTGGAAACCAAAGCCAATATAGACCGCCGAGGCAATGGGGAAGACCGCATCGTCAAAGGAATAGGTGTCGCTGTTAAAAACTGTTCCGGCCAAAAGCATAAAGCTGATGAGACCAAAACAGGTCCAGCTGGCATCCAAGGGCAGGAAGGTCAGATAGGTCCCCATAGGAACCGTCAGCACAAAGGCTGCCAACATGGCCAGAACTCCTTCAAAAGAAAAGATTTCTAGGCCCTTCATCTTAAAAAGCTCAGAGATGGCAATCATGGCCAAAACTCCGACGAATAATTGAAAGGGCAGGTGACCCAGCCATAAAAAGACTAGGAAGATAGCACCAGCAATCCCTCCGTAAATCACACGTTCACGCATACTTGTCTCCTCTTAGACACCACCGAAGCGTCTCTGGCGGTGGTTAAATTCAGCAATGGCTTGGACCAATTCGTCTTCATTGAAATCTGGCCAGAGCACCTTGGTAAAGTAAAATTCGCTATAGGCTGCCTGCCAGGGCAGAAAGTTGCTCAGCCGCAACTCGCCGCTAGTTCGGATAATCAAATCTGGGTCACGGTACAAATAAGGTAGGTTCTTGGTCATCAAGCGGTCGGCAATCAGGTCTTCGTCAATAGCTGTCGGGTCTAACTCCCCATCTTTAACTTCCTGAGCCAGAGCCTGAACTGCCGCGGCTATCTCTGCTCGACCACCATAGTTGAGGGCAAAGTTTAAGACCAGACCAGAATTGTGCTTGGTCTTGGCACAGGCCCGCTCCATAGCATCAAAGGTTGCCTGGGGTAACTTGCTGGTATCGCCCATGACCTGGACACGGACATTGTTTTTGTGGAGCTCAGGGACATATTTGTCGAAAAATTCGACAGGTAGGTTCATGATGAATTTGACCTCATCGGCAGGCCGTGACCAATTTTCTGTGGAAAAGGCATAGACCGTCAGAACCTTGACCCCCAGCTCAGAAGCCTTGATGGTCACCCTTTGCAGGGCATCCATACCAGCCTTGTGGCCCATGACGCGGGGTTGCAGCCGTTCCTTGGCCCAGCGACCATTGCCATCCATAATAATCCCAATGTGTTTAGGGATTTTTTCCAGACTTGGCGTCTCTTGATTTTTCTTGAATTTAAATATAGCCATACTCTTAAAATTTTACCATAAATTAAGGGAGAATGCACTTTTAGTTGCGACCTGAGCTAGGCTAATCCAGAAGATAAAATTTCCAACCAAGAGTACGGTCTGGAGAGTAGCAACAAAAAGGATGTAAACAGCCTGTTAATGAGATAGTTTTTATGCCTAATCCTTAGCGAAAATATCAGATAAAACTCACTTCGGCCGTCGTTGATAAAACCGAATGTTTGGCATCGCCTTTCTTTCCAGATTTTCAGGTTTTGAATTTATACTCAATGAAAATCGAAATTAGCCGAGGCAAGGAGCAATGACATCGAGTTTCTAAAGTGACTGATGTCAAACGGCAATCCCCATAGCGATTGCCTAGCTCCCTTACTAACCTCACAAAGTTGGTAAAATCGACCAACTTTGTGAGGCATCACACGAACTGAAGATAGCTCAAAAGGTCCCCCAGACCTTTTGTGAGGTTGGAAATAGGGAAAGCTTCGCTTTCCTCAGCAAGTACGGCAAGGTGAGTTAACGACGGTAAATTTTGATTTTCGAAGAGTATTAACCTAGTATAAAAGCCCAACCAGCTAGTTGAGCTCTGTTTTCTGTTACCCTCCTGCAGGCCTTGCTAGGTATAAAGAGTGGGGCCTAGCGCAAAGGCTCCTGAGTTGTAAGTCTATTCTTCAATAGCTGACTGGTCTTCTTGGCTGTTGCCTTCTTCCTTATCAGCTGAGTCAGAAGAGGTTGCTGCTTCGTTGGAAGCTGATGCTGGTGAGGAGATGACCCTCATGATTGAGCGTTGTAGGTCAAATGTAAGGTAGACTCCTTCAACATCGAGAACGATGCGATTGTTGGCTTGGTCAACCTCATCAACGGTAGCAATCAGACCACTTATAGTTTCGACTTCCGCTCCCCTGACCAACTTGGTCTGCATTTCATCACGGGCTTGCTTTTGTTTCTTTTGTGTCCGTGAAGACATAAACATCATTCCTCCAAGAAGAATGAGTAGGATAAAAATACCAGTAAATTGCATAAGTTAATAACCCTCCAAATATCTATAGACATTACTATACCAGATTTTAAGGGGGCAGGCAAGAAAACTTAGGTAGACAGGAAAAGAAGGGTCTTTAATTGAATGCCACTTTCAGAATTCACTTAAGCAGGATTACTATTCAACTGACCTAGCAACTGCCAGGCTTGGGTAAAAATTGCTTAGGTTCAGACGGATCTGCCTAGGCTTGAAAGCTTGATGGACTTGCTTTTGCAAGTCTTGAGCGAGTAGCGGGGCTACCCTTTTGAGCCTAGTTTTATGCTATAATAAGGGCATTATGGATAAACTGATTAAAACAATTGCAAGTTCTGGCTCCTTTCGGGCCTATATCTTGGATAGCACCCAAACCGTTCGGACTGCCCAAGAAAAACACCAGACCCTATCGTCCTCAACTGTGGCCCTAGGTCGGGCCCTGATTGCCAATCAAATTCTAACCGCCAACCAAAAGGGTGATGCCAAGGTAACGCTCAAGATTATTGGCAACAGCTCCTTTGGCCATATTATTTCTGTTGCGGATACAGCTGGCCATGTCAAGGGCTACATCCAGAATCCAGGGGTTGATATTAAAAAGACCGCTACTGGTGAGGTGCTGGTTGGGCCCTTCATGGGGCAAGGCCAATTTGTCTCTATCGTTGACTACGGAACCGGTCACCCTTATACCTCAACGACACCTCTAGTTTCTGGAGAAATTGGGGAAGACTTCGCCTACTTTCTGACTGAGAGCGAGCAGACCCCATCAGCTGTGGGGCTCAATGTCCTCCTCGATGAGAATGATAAGGTTGAGGTCGCTGGAGGTTTCATGCTCCAGGTTTTACCTGATGCCAAGGAAGAAGAGATTGCTCGCTTTGAGAAGCGTATTCAGGAAATGCCCGCCCTCTCTAGTCTCCTAGAATCCGACAACCACACCCAAGCCTTGATTGATGCCATTTATGGCAATGAGCCCTACAAGATTTTGGCCGAAGAGGAATTAAGCTTCGCCTGTGACTGTAGCAAGGAGCGTTTCCAATCTGCCCTAGCTAGCCTGGCTAAAGAAGAATTGCAGGCCATGAAGGATGAGGATCATGGTGCTCAAATCACCTGCCAATTCTGTGGTAAGACCTACAACTTTGATGAAAAAGATCTGGAGGAAATTATTGATGACCAAGCGTAATTCGGCCTTCATGATTGGGGATGTTGAGATTCCCCACCGCACAGTATTGGCTCCCATGGCTGGGGTAACCAATTCAGCCTTTCGGACCATCGCCAAGGAATTTGGTGCAGGTCTGGCTGTTATGGAGATGGTTTCAGACAAGGGTATCCTCTACAATAACGAAAAGACCCTCCATATGCTCCACATTGATGAAGGGGAACACCCTGTTTCTATCCAGCTTTTTGGTAATGATGGTGATAGTCTGGCTCGGGCAGCTGAGTTTATCCAGGCCAATACCAAGACTGACCTGGTGGACATCAATATGGGTTGTCCCGTCAATAAGATTGTCAAAAATGAAGCTGGTGCCATGTGGCTCAAGGACCCTGACAAGATTTATCAGGTGATAAAAACTGTTAAATCTGTCCTCAATATTCCTCTGACCGTTAAAATGCGGACCGGCTGGGCGGACAGTTCTCTGGCTGTGGAAAATGCCCTAGCGGCTGAGGAAGCCGGTGTATCGGCTCTGACCATGCACGGACGAACCAGAGAACAGATGTACACAGGCCACTGCGACCACGAAACCCTGGCCCAGGTAGCCCAGGCTATCAAAACCATTCCCTTTATCGGTAACGGGGACATCAAGACCGTTGAGGATGCTAGGTTTATGATTGAAGAGGTCGGTTGCGATGCGGTCATGATTGGCCGTGGCGCTCTCAATAATCCCTACCTCTTCACCCAAATCAACCATTTCTTTGAAAGCGGGGAAATTTTGCCAGATCTGACCTTTGCTAGGAAACTTGAGATTGCTTATGACCATCTCAGCCGTCTGGTGGATCTCAAAGGCGAAAAGATTGCTGTGAGAGAATTCCGTGGCCTAGCTCCTTACTACCTGCGAGGAACCTCTGGGGCTGCCAAGATCCGGGGAGCTGTTGCTCGTGCTGAAACCCTAGACCAGGTCAAGGAAATCTTTGACAGAATTCCAACATAGAGAATACTTGACTGGACCATGTGGGAAGGATAATTATGAAAAGAAGACTACCATTGGCTTTAACGGGGCTCTTATTGGGCTTGACTGCCCTGACCAATTTGATAACAAAATTTGTCAATCGTCCGGTGGGTTACTCACTTCTCTTGCTCTGTCTAGGATTGTGGTTAGTCTTGACTGGCTATTTCTTACTCAATAAAAAAGACTGTCAAAAACAATTGACCAGCCTCTTAGCTGCCTCGACTTTTCCGACCTATTTCATGGCCATGATGCTCTCGCCCTTGGTCCTTCCCCTGGCAAAGCCTTATCTGCTTAGTATCTGGGCTCTCGGTTTACTGGGTCACCTAACTTTCTTAATTCTTTTTAGCATCCGAGCTAAAAAACAAGCGAGCTGGGAGCAGGTTTATCCAGGTTGGTTCGTTATCTATGTTGGCCCCGCCGCTGCCTCTATAACGGCCAGACTAGTTGGACAGGTCCTTCTGGGGCAGGTGATTTTTTACTTGACCTTCCTAGCCTATCTGATACTGATGCTTGCCTTATTCTATCGGCTAGCTAAATGGCCCTTAAGAGAGCAGGAACTGCCTAATATAGCTATCATGGCGGCCCCAAGTTCT harbors:
- the rseP gene encoding RIP metalloprotease RseP → MLLNIIIFIIVFGIIVTVHEYGHFYFAKKSGILVREFAIGMGPKIFAHIGQDGTAYTIRMLPLGGYVRLAGWGDDKTEIKTGTPVSLSLNEKGLVSRINLSDKQLDNDSLPMNVTAYDLEDQLQITGLVLDETKTYSVDHDATIVEEDGTEIRIAPLDVQYQNASVWGRMITNFAGPMNNFILGTLVLILMVFMQGGTPNPDTNAIRVADGGPAQTAGLKTGDRILSIGKQKVENWEDLTDAVASSTKDLKKDGQLQLTIQTKSKQTKQIQVKPKKSNGAYIIGVQQSLKTDFWSKLVGGFKLALTAMTQLIRAIGNLILHFSLNKLGGPVAMYQMVGQAAQSGLVDILFLTGMLSMNLGVVNLFPIPALDGGKILINIIEAIRRKPLKQETETYITLVGVAIMLVLMVAVTWNDIMRAFF
- a CDS encoding phosphatidate cytidylyltransferase, with protein sequence MRERVIYGGIAGAIFLVFLWLGHLPFQLFVGVLAMIAISELFKMKGLEIFSFEGVLAMLAAFVLTVPMGTYLTFLPLDASWTCFGLISFMLLAGTVFNSDTYSFDDAVFPIASAVYIGFGFQNLVNARLDSINKVLFAIFIVWATDIGAYMIGRQFGQNKLMPKVSPNKTIEGSLGGVLSALIVSLIFMLVDKSVYSPKSFLVTMILVVVFSIFAQFGDLVESSIKRHFGVKDSGKLIPGHGGILDRFDSMIFVFPIMHFFGLF
- a CDS encoding isoprenyl transferase; amino-acid sequence: MAIFKFKKNQETPSLEKIPKHIGIIMDGNGRWAKERLQPRVMGHKAGMDALQRVTIKASELGVKVLTVYAFSTENWSRPADEVKFIMNLPVEFFDKYVPELHKNNVRVQVMGDTSKLPQATFDAMERACAKTKHNSGLVLNFALNYGGRAEIAAAVQALAQEVKDGELDPTAIDEDLIADRLMTKNLPYLYRDPDLIIRTSGELRLSNFLPWQAAYSEFYFTKVLWPDFNEDELVQAIAEFNHRQRRFGGV
- the yajC gene encoding preprotein translocase subunit YajC — its product is MQFTGIFILLILLGGMMFMSSRTQKKQKQARDEMQTKLVRGAEVETISGLIATVDEVDQANNRIVLDVEGVYLTFDLQRSIMRVISSPASASNEAATSSDSADKEEGNSQEDQSAIEE
- the hslO gene encoding Hsp33 family molecular chaperone HslO, which produces MDKLIKTIASSGSFRAYILDSTQTVRTAQEKHQTLSSSTVALGRALIANQILTANQKGDAKVTLKIIGNSSFGHIISVADTAGHVKGYIQNPGVDIKKTATGEVLVGPFMGQGQFVSIVDYGTGHPYTSTTPLVSGEIGEDFAYFLTESEQTPSAVGLNVLLDENDKVEVAGGFMLQVLPDAKEEEIARFEKRIQEMPALSSLLESDNHTQALIDAIYGNEPYKILAEEELSFACDCSKERFQSALASLAKEELQAMKDEDHGAQITCQFCGKTYNFDEKDLEEIIDDQA
- the dusB gene encoding tRNA dihydrouridine synthase DusB, with the protein product MTKRNSAFMIGDVEIPHRTVLAPMAGVTNSAFRTIAKEFGAGLAVMEMVSDKGILYNNEKTLHMLHIDEGEHPVSIQLFGNDGDSLARAAEFIQANTKTDLVDINMGCPVNKIVKNEAGAMWLKDPDKIYQVIKTVKSVLNIPLTVKMRTGWADSSLAVENALAAEEAGVSALTMHGRTREQMYTGHCDHETLAQVAQAIKTIPFIGNGDIKTVEDARFMIEEVGCDAVMIGRGALNNPYLFTQINHFFESGEILPDLTFARKLEIAYDHLSRLVDLKGEKIAVREFRGLAPYYLRGTSGAAKIRGAVARAETLDQVKEIFDRIPT
- a CDS encoding C4-dicarboxylate ABC transporter, which produces MKRRLPLALTGLLLGLTALTNLITKFVNRPVGYSLLLLCLGLWLVLTGYFLLNKKDCQKQLTSLLAASTFPTYFMAMMLSPLVLPLAKPYLLSIWALGLLGHLTFLILFSIRAKKQASWEQVYPGWFVIYVGPAAASITARLVGQVLLGQVIFYLTFLAYLILMLALFYRLAKWPLREQELPNIAIMAAPSSLMLLAFLQLYPSGHPAFLLLLLLLSQGFYWGSFLYLARHLKTWFVPGFSAFTFPSVSTATALKLSLMRLQLTEGWLVSLSNFEIGLASLIVAYVALAYLYYLSKSKA